One genomic window of Patagioenas fasciata isolate bPatFas1 unplaced genomic scaffold, bPatFas1.hap1 Unplaced_17, whole genome shotgun sequence includes the following:
- the LOC139826780 gene encoding olfactory receptor 14J1-like, with translation MSNSSSITQFLLLAFADTRELQLLHFWLFLGIYLAALLGNGLIITTIAWDQHLHTPMYFFLLNLALLDLGSISTTVPKSMANSLWDTRVISYAGCAAQLFLFVFLASAEIYLLTIMSYDRYVAICKPLHYGTLLGSRACVHTAAAAWATGFLSALLHTANTFSLPLCKGNALGQFFCEIPQILKLSCSHSYLREVWLLVVSVCLTFSCFVFIVVSYVQIFRAVLRIPSEQGRHKAFSTCLPHLAVVSLFVSTAMFAYLKPPSISSPSLDLVVSVLYSVVPPAVNPLIYSMRNRELKDALWKLMTGFLLNL, from the coding sequence atgtccaacagcagctccatcacccagttcctcctcctggcgttcgcagacacacgggagctgcagctcttgcacttctggctcttcctgggcatctacctggctgccctcctgggcaacggcctcatcatcaccaccatagcctgggaccagcacctccacacccccatgtacttcttcctgctcaacctcgccctccttgacctcggctccatctccaccactgtccccaagtccatggccaactctctgtgggataccagggtcatttcctatgcagggtgtgctgcacaactctttctgtttgtctttttagcttcagcggagatttatcttctcaccatcatgtcctacgaccgctacgttgccatctgcaaacccctgcactacgggaccctcctgggcagcagagcttgtgtccacacggcagcagctgcctgggccactgggtttctcagtgctctgctgcacacggccaatacattttcactgccactgtgcaagggcaatgccctgggccagttcttctgtgaaatcccccagatcctcaagctctcctgctcacactcctatcttagggaagtttggcttctagtagtcagtgtctgtttaactttcagctgttttgtgttcatcgtggtgtcctatgtgcagatcttcagggccgtgctgaggatcccctctgaacagggacggcacaaagccttttccacctgcctccctcacctggccgtggtctccctgtttgtcagcactgccatgtttgcctacctgaagcccccatcgatctcctcgccatccctggatctggtggtgtctgttctgtactcggtggtgcctccagcagtgaaccccctcatctacagcatgaggaaccgggagctcaaggatgccctgtggaaactgatgactggatttcttctgaacctataa